The following are encoded together in the Bradymonas sediminis genome:
- a CDS encoding efflux RND transporter permease subunit yields MWISDKAIERPITTIAAMLTLVIFGVVALLVLEVNEFPEVEPPVVSVSIPYPGASPQSVERDLVDPVEDAIAAIEGVAKLRSTSLDGFALLIVEFEFGTDLDRSTQNIRDAISQQRRDLPLEMEEPIITQFDLDMLPIVSLTLSSEKHTVEELSAMADPKITGDLQGITGVAEVQLRGDVEPAMKVDLDPHAMESVGATAAQVIGALRSANLAAPVGRVNSEFEERTIRLQARLEAARNFSEVVVAREGTSVHRLGALATVHAGHEEARSLAYYNDEKAVGIDIIKTTGASTTTVSDAVLARVERLRPTLPSGVELQVVRNSGTDVQDSVRSVQMTLLEGAILTIIVVFLFLNSWRSTAITALALPVSVLASFIAVWAFGFSLNTMSLLGLSLAIGLLIDDAIVVRENIVRHMEMGKDEYIAARDGTAEIGPAVAAITMAIIVVFVPIAFMGGLSAQWLGPMALTIAAAVFVSLFVSFSLDPMLSAYWKDPEIRQGKRKWLGHKIERFNAWLDGQTKGYQRLVGWALGHRLIIVIITAVSFGAALALPATGMVGVSFFPTLNTSNFTISILTPAGSSLEYTRLKVLEAAKIARHQESVEYTYTTIGGEGDTVDEATIFVKLAPKSERSITQSEVAKRTRDAIDHLVGVDASISSGGPGGPGKELQIQLIGPDIEELNRIAEQAKERVSTVAGAVDVSLSTRGRRPEYQVDIDRDLAATLGLSVGQVAEALRPAFAGVDAGDWVDAGGQTRNVRVRYAPQFRANEGDLSAMPLLVAGAPGEAARIISLGEVARTRQFDGPGRIEHLDRDRIVTVEANTQDRPMSAVVQDIEAKMAEIDFPEGYSYQQGGNVEDQRDVFRRMLIALAVGVLMMYLLLVVQFSSFVEPLPILISLPLSLIGVMVALVLTGTTLNLMSMIGVVLLMGIVAKNAILLVDFAKWSQKEGMDIEESIIEAGGVRLRPILMTSVAIIAGMLPVAIGGGEGGEFRAPLGIAVIGGVITSTILTLLVIPTFYDIVVRTRMWLASRLGKGEDDIEAPGDIADEGSH; encoded by the coding sequence ATGTGGATTTCAGACAAGGCCATCGAGCGGCCCATCACGACCATCGCGGCGATGCTCACCCTGGTCATCTTCGGGGTGGTCGCGCTCCTGGTGCTCGAGGTGAATGAGTTCCCCGAGGTCGAACCGCCGGTGGTCAGCGTGTCGATTCCCTACCCGGGCGCGTCGCCCCAGAGCGTGGAGCGCGACCTGGTCGACCCGGTCGAAGACGCCATCGCGGCGATCGAGGGCGTCGCGAAGCTGCGCTCCACGTCGCTTGACGGCTTCGCCTTGCTCATCGTCGAATTCGAGTTCGGCACCGACCTGGACCGCTCCACCCAAAATATCCGCGACGCCATCTCGCAGCAACGCCGCGACCTTCCGCTCGAGATGGAAGAGCCGATCATCACCCAATTCGACCTCGATATGCTCCCCATCGTCTCGCTGACGCTGTCCTCAGAGAAGCATACGGTCGAGGAATTGAGCGCGATGGCGGACCCCAAGATTACCGGCGATTTGCAGGGAATCACCGGCGTCGCCGAGGTTCAATTGCGCGGCGATGTCGAGCCCGCGATGAAGGTCGACCTCGACCCACACGCCATGGAGTCGGTGGGCGCGACCGCCGCCCAGGTCATCGGCGCGCTTCGCTCGGCCAACCTCGCCGCGCCGGTCGGCCGGGTTAATAGTGAATTTGAAGAGCGCACGATTCGGCTGCAGGCCAGGCTCGAGGCGGCGAGGAACTTCTCGGAGGTTGTGGTCGCGCGCGAGGGCACAAGCGTGCACCGACTCGGCGCGCTGGCGACGGTGCACGCGGGCCACGAGGAGGCCCGCTCGCTGGCCTATTATAACGATGAGAAGGCCGTCGGCATCGACATCATCAAGACCACCGGGGCGAGCACGACCACGGTGAGCGACGCGGTGCTCGCCCGGGTGGAGCGACTTCGGCCGACGCTCCCCAGCGGCGTGGAGTTGCAGGTGGTGCGCAACTCCGGCACCGACGTCCAGGACTCGGTGCGCTCGGTGCAGATGACCCTGCTGGAAGGGGCGATTCTGACGATCATCGTCGTCTTCCTCTTTTTAAACTCCTGGCGAAGCACCGCCATCACCGCGCTGGCGCTGCCGGTGAGCGTCCTGGCGAGCTTTATCGCGGTGTGGGCGTTCGGGTTTTCGCTCAATACGATGAGCTTGTTGGGGCTCTCGCTCGCCATCGGTCTGCTCATCGACGACGCCATCGTGGTGCGCGAGAATATCGTGCGCCATATGGAGATGGGCAAAGATGAATATATCGCGGCGCGCGACGGCACCGCCGAGATCGGGCCTGCGGTCGCGGCCATCACCATGGCGATTATCGTGGTCTTTGTGCCGATCGCCTTTATGGGCGGGCTGTCGGCGCAGTGGCTCGGCCCGATGGCGCTGACCATCGCCGCGGCCGTATTCGTGTCGCTCTTCGTGTCGTTTTCGCTCGACCCGATGCTGTCTGCGTATTGGAAGGACCCCGAGATTCGCCAGGGAAAACGCAAATGGCTGGGCCATAAAATCGAGCGCTTCAACGCCTGGCTCGACGGGCAAACAAAGGGATATCAGCGCCTGGTGGGATGGGCGCTTGGGCACCGATTGATCATTGTCATTATCACCGCGGTCTCCTTTGGCGCCGCGCTCGCTTTGCCAGCGACGGGGATGGTGGGGGTGAGCTTTTTCCCGACGCTGAACACCTCAAATTTCACCATCTCAATCCTCACACCGGCGGGCTCGTCGCTCGAATATACCCGCCTCAAAGTCCTCGAGGCGGCCAAGATTGCGCGCCATCAGGAGTCGGTTGAATATACCTACACGACGATCGGCGGGGAGGGCGATACGGTCGATGAGGCGACTATTTTTGTGAAGTTGGCCCCGAAGTCCGAGCGCAGTATTACCCAATCGGAGGTCGCCAAGCGCACCCGTGACGCCATCGATCATCTGGTCGGCGTGGACGCGTCGATCAGCAGCGGCGGGCCCGGCGGCCCGGGAAAGGAGCTCCAAATTCAGCTTATTGGCCCCGATATCGAGGAGCTAAACCGCATCGCAGAGCAGGCAAAAGAGCGGGTGAGCACCGTCGCCGGGGCGGTCGACGTGTCGCTGTCGACCCGCGGGCGGCGCCCCGAATACCAGGTCGATATTGACCGCGACCTCGCCGCGACCCTGGGGCTAAGCGTGGGGCAGGTCGCCGAGGCGCTGCGCCCGGCATTCGCGGGCGTGGACGCCGGGGATTGGGTCGACGCCGGCGGACAGACCCGCAACGTCCGGGTGCGCTACGCCCCGCAATTTCGCGCCAACGAGGGCGACCTCAGCGCGATGCCACTGCTGGTCGCGGGCGCGCCCGGCGAGGCTGCGCGCATCATCAGCCTCGGCGAGGTTGCGCGCACCCGCCAATTCGACGGGCCGGGGCGCATCGAGCACCTGGACCGCGACCGCATCGTCACCGTCGAGGCCAACACCCAGGACCGCCCGATGAGCGCGGTCGTTCAGGATATCGAGGCCAAGATGGCCGAGATCGATTTCCCCGAGGGCTATTCCTATCAGCAGGGCGGCAACGTCGAGGACCAACGCGACGTCTTTCGGCGCATGCTCATCGCCCTCGCCGTGGGGGTGCTGATGATGTACCTGCTGCTCGTGGTCCAATTCTCAAGCTTCGTCGAACCGCTGCCCATCCTCATCTCATTGCCGCTGTCGCTCATCGGCGTAATGGTCGCGCTGGTGCTCACCGGCACCACGCTCAACCTGATGAGCATGATCGGCGTGGTCCTATTGATGGGCATCGTGGCCAAGAACGCCATCCTTTTAGTCGACTTCGCCAAATGGTCGCAAAAGGAGGGCATGGACATTGAGGAGTCGATCATCGAGGCCGGCGGCGTGCGCCTTCGCCCCATCCTCATGACCAGCGTGGCCATCATCGCGGGCATGTTGCCGGTGGCCATCGGCGGAGGCGAGGGCGGGGAGTTCCGCGCGCCGCTGGGCATCGCGGTCATCGGCGGCGTCATCACCTCGACGATTCTGACCCTGCTGGTCATCCCAACTTTTTATGACATCGTGGTGCGCACGCGGATGTGGCTGGCGAGTCGGCTGGGCAAGGGCGAAGACGATATTGAGGCGCCGGGTGATATCGCCGATGAGGGGTCGCATTAG